Proteins co-encoded in one Malus sylvestris chromosome 9, drMalSylv7.2, whole genome shotgun sequence genomic window:
- the LOC126634629 gene encoding uncharacterized protein LOC126634629 — MWLNLTERFSAVTKATIFQMKTELQNIKKGSESVSVYLQKIKDGRDHLAAAGVLFDDEDIIILALKGLPSDFNTFRCVIRGRENGISLKDFRSQLLAEEAIINQSFDSSPGLSFGSAMVAGIQSDKGKALALDQDQSKSSSDHSFKYNGGPSSASHSQGSTPGSGSYNTFNGGYHTYGKWSFFRGRGKGRLQYNFTPRFSNGNPGILGTPKPYQSYCPDHPSEIPTCQICNKKGHVAADCFQRHNTTASNSPIQCQICWKYGHSALQCYHMSNFAYQGRPLTLNLTAMHANHQPSAPTEQFWIADTGATSHMTSELANLDLSTPYQGSDTITTASGAGQIHRENTHPGAV; from the exons ATGTGGTTGAATCTTACTGAGCGTTTTTCTGCGGTGACAAAAGCTACAATCTTTCAGATGAAGACAGAGCTTCAGAATATCAAGAAAGGGTCTGAATCAGTTTCTGTTTATCTTCAAAAGATTAAGGATGGAAGGGATCATCTTGCTGCAGCTGGAGTATTATTTGATGATGAAGATATCATTATTCTTGCATTGAAAGGATTACCTTCAGATTTCAACACGTTCCGATGTGTGATCAGAGGACGGGAAAATGGAATATCTCTCAAAGATTTCAGGTCTCAACTTTTGGCAGAAGAAGCAATCATCAATCAATCGTTTGATAGTTCTCCTGGTTTGTCTTTTGGTAGTGCTATGGTTGCTGGCATTCAATCTGACAAAGGGAAGGCTCTTGCTCTTGATCAAGATCAATCCAAATCTTCTTCTGATCATTCCTTCAAGTACAATGGAGGACCAAGTTCTGCCAGTCATAGTCAAGGGTCTACTCCCGGTAGTGGGTCGTATAACACTTTCAATGGTGGTTATCACACTTATGGTAAATGGAGTTTTTTCAGAGGCAGAGGGAAAGGTCGTCTTCAGTACAATTTCACTCCAAGATTTTCTAATGGTAATCCAGGTATTCTTGGTACTCCAAAACCATACCAGTCTTACTGTCCGGATCACCCATCAGAAATTCCCACCTGTCAAATATGCAACAAAAAGGGTCATGTTGCTGCAGATTGCTTCCAAAGACATAACACCACTGCTTCAAACTCTCCTATTCAATGCCAGATATGCTGGAAATATGGACACTCAGCCCTTCAATGCTACCACATGAGTAATTTTGCCTATCAAGGGCGGCCCCTAACTCTTAATCTCACAGCTATGCATGCAAATCATCAACCTTCAGCACCAACTGAGCAATTTTGGATTGCAGATACTGGGGCTACATCACACATGACCTCTGAATTGGCAAACCTGGATCTATCTACTCCATATCAAGGGTCCGATACAATCACTACTGCTAGTGGTGCAG GACAAATCCACAGGGAAAATACTCATCCAGGGGCTGTGTAA
- the LOC126634631 gene encoding uncharacterized protein LOC126634631 has protein sequence MLNLRINRNTITIWVNWLITLTNSSLNSKVEVDRVFSARAFHEASRATVLNSSLAKLAAQVPAPWSLPPPLFVKLNVDASWEQDTKLGFSGVVVRDSSGTFITAKRSSIVAQSAAVADVIAICHGCEMGVAMGFNFVVIESDSQDSISCLKGKISNGRWEAFPVLTKCKLLGDSFQDCRWSWTPRLANMAADSLASRRNKEMCDFTWVDRPPSSLVHVLCNDGLPCPP, from the coding sequence ATGTTGAATCTTAGAATTAATCGCAATACTATTACTATTTGGGTGAATTGGCTTATCACCCTCACTAACTCCTCTTTGAATTCGAAGGTTGAGGTGGATAGAGTGTTCTCTGCCCGTGCATTCCATGAAGCCTCCAGGGCCACGGTGCTGAATTCTTCACTGGCCAAACTTGCTGCTCAGGTGCCAGCCCCTTGGAGTCTTCCACCTCCTCTATTTGTCAAACTCAATGTCGATGCTAGTTGGGAGCAAGATACAAAATTGGGTTTCTCGGGGGTTGTTGTTAGGGACTCTTCTGGTACCTTTATTACTGCTAAGAGGAGTAGTATTGTTGCTCAATCTGCGGCAGTGGCAGATGTGATTGCGATCTGTCATGGCTGTGAGATGGGTGTTGCTATGGGGTTTAATTTTGTTGTGATTGAATCTGATTCCCAGGATTCTATTTCTTGCCTTAAGGGTAAGATTTCAAATGGCAGGTGGGAGGCTTTTCCAGTGCTAACGAAGTGTAAACTACTTGGAGATTCCTTTCAAGACTGTCGCTGGTCTTGGACTCCAAGATTAGCCAATATGGCGGCGGATTCTTTAGCGTCGCGAAGAAATAAGGAGATGTGTGATTTTACTTGGGTCGATAGGCCGCCATCTTCTTTGGTTCATGTATTATGTAATGATGGACTTCCTTGTCCTCCTTGA
- the LOC126634633 gene encoding uncharacterized protein LOC126634633, with protein MKKELPIDKIPNIRVSIFTPGWEISVGVKPTDLSQLILKEWKKKKHEQWRMKMVVEELKPSTTPHIIRIWNKVQQIRKKINSDQTTFLNTFYKHHTCLKVQRLKYKTKYSKSNWSKSIAMRKLSKLKINHENLKHQVQANGW; from the exons ATGAAGAAGGAACTACCTATTGATAAGATCCCAAACATACGTGTCTCTATTTTTACACCTGGGTGGGAGATATCTGTCGGAGTAAAACCTACCGATCTAAGCCAACTGATTCTCAAAGAgtggaaaaagaagaagcatgAGCA GTGGCGCATGAAAATGGTTGTAGAAGAATTAAAACCTTCAACAACTCCTCACATCATACGTATTTGGAATAAAGTCCAACAAATTAG GAAAAAGATTAATAGTGATCAAACAACTTTTCTAAATACG TTTTACAAGCATCACACCTGTCTCAAAGTTCAAAGGTTGAAGTACAAGACCAAG TATTCTAAAAGTAACTGGAGTAAAAGTATTGCCATGAGAAAATTGTCAAAGTTAAAG ATTAACCATGAAAATCTAAAGCATCAAGTGCAAGCAAATGGGTGGTAA